Part of the Sorghum bicolor cultivar BTx623 chromosome 1, Sorghum_bicolor_NCBIv3, whole genome shotgun sequence genome, GAAATGCGCGCCGATCTTCAGAGCAAAAGTCAGCAGCTTCATGAACTTGCTCATGTAAGGTAGCAAGGATTTCACTGTCTGGTTGTCCACTTGAATCAGGTCACAGCCGAGCTGATCTTCTACTACATGCATCTCTCTACGGAACTCGCACAGCATGTGCACTCGTAAGGACCGCATCCCAGGCAGTATTCTTGTGACCAGCTGTTTGGACCGGTTGTCTAGGCTAACAAGATAGAACATCTGTGGCACTTTCCTTTCCTCCAACTGGATGCTGTAATTCATCATGTAGTCCATTTTCCTGTGGAGTTCAGTCACAAGGTGATACTCGTAATACCTCAAGCTTGCGATTTCCTCCTTGAGGTCCCTTATTCCTTGTTCCACTCTCTTCAATCTTTGGAGAACCATCTCAACACCTTTTGCAATGCCTAATATGGAAGGATCAACCACATCTGTTTCAGGGATGATTTCAGATTGCTGCTGATTGTCTGGGGTGACAGAAAGTTCAGTTGCGAGGTGCTGTAGATCATAGTACCTACGGTGAAGGACTTCATGGAAGTCATCATCTGATAACAATTCTCTGGCATGATCTGATCCTGATTGTAAGATGATCCTTTTATTGCTTTCAATTGCACTCCATGTATGCTCATAATCATACATGCTTTCTGCAGGCAATGACAAAAGAATTTGCTTTATTCTCTTCAGAGGCAGCAGCTGCGTTTGGAGAAACCTATGTGGTATGAGATATTTTACACAGTCTGGCCTGATAATGCTTTCCTCGAACACCAAACTTGAAGACATGTTTAGTATGGTCGGGATTATTAACTTGTGGAATATCCTCACCATGTCAGTAACACTTTTGCTGGAGCATGCAAGCACATCGATGGATGAGTCTAATGTCCTTCCCAGCTCCACTCTAACATGGAAACCATTGACCACTGTATAAATAAGATTCTTCTCCAAGATGTAGACTGCACCCTGTTGCTGTCCCATGCACATGATTTTGTTGTGCAAACGAACCTGAAAAAAGATATTGTTTCATAAGTAATTCAGGTGTTGTCGGTACACATTTCCAAATAGCATGCATATCACTTTCGGCAGCTATGCTAGTTAAGAGGAACATAATGTTTTACCTGAAGCCTTGGAAAGAAATCGCTTGTCAAAAACATGTGTATATCTTTGCATTTAAGACGCCTTCCAACATATCTGCAGTCTGGCATGGTTAAGTGCCACTTTTGAGTCCCTTCTTTGCTTTCCTCAAGAATAGATGGCACTAAAAGTAATGTGTCTGGGTTTCCAGGATCCTGTTCATAACACAATTCGAGCTTCAACAGCAAATTTATGACATCATTGCCCTGGAAAGATGCACCGGCTCTCCAGTTTAACCCTTGAATTTGGTTGCACAGTTTCTCTTGTAGAATCTTCTCCAGCTCTTGTTTGCGGACAAAACCACTCCTTTCTGTCTTGAGTGATTTCAGTGTAGCTAGTTGGTTAAGGACATCTCGACAGAACCAGTCGCAATCCAAGATCAGTACTCCAAGGTCctcaaaaaatattatttcaccCAAGTTATGCAGTGATTTTGCAACAGTACGTCTTCGTGTGTCCACTTTCTCCACATTATCACGCCTTGATCGCAATCTTAGCGCTGGAATGTTGAGCTGACATATCTCACGGAACTCAGACCATTTGATTACAGCTTTATTATTCTTCAACCTCCAGTCATGCAAAACTCTAACCAAATCATTGCATACTTCATAAACTTGAGGTACTTGCTGGAGGATTGTCTTAATTGTCATCCGCAAGTGATGGGTGAGTCTACTTACTGAAACCAATGATCTTGCATCCACGGCAAAAACAGTGGGGTAAATTTCTGCATACGAATGGAATTCTTCTCTGAGCCTTTGTACAAGTGCAGCAATTGGTTGTAGCCCTTCTGGTAGATGAGCTACCTTGTCATAATGGGTGAGAACTATAGTTACACTGGGAAGAAATAATTGTGAGACTCTCTTAGCATTTGAAACCAAAAACTTAAGCCAATATATCAGTTCCAGTTCAATCTGATCTATGCTTTTGGGATACCTATTAGCAGGCTTCAGAACCAAGCTAGATACAATCATGAAAAAGCATGGACCGCCATGCACAAGAAACATAAAATCATGTAAGGGAAAACTCTCCTCTTGTCCACCAAGATTACACATTGTCAATTTTGTGTTGCCATCAAAGAAAGCACTAGTTTTATTCTCGTTGGTGTACTCCATTTGCACAACTGGATTCATCAAAGTACTTGTTACATCTATGCGAGACGACTTCAATGGGTTCATGCACTGATTTATGGAGTTATGTAGCATGCTTTTACCTGCATGGCCGCCACAAATTGGGTTATCAGTTGCAATAAAAAagtaaaatacaaaaaaaaaaatctcgttTTTGCATGTCTGAGGTATAAATAAAACCTAGGTGTTAATTGAGTGGCTAGTATTGCAAGTGAATGTGATCAAGATTCTAGGAAAAATGAGGTTTTACATTGTTTATTAGCAACTCTCCAAGTTAAAAGAGCAAACATGTTACCGATCTAACTACTTCATTTCTGCTTACAGCCAATAACAAGGGTAATAATGGACAATGCTGAATTGCTGATGATACCTGCTGATTCCTGACCACATAGAAAAACACGGCAGCAAGTAGGAGCACTAAGTGGCAAATCAAGAAAATCATTTGGCAGAACAAGACTCCCATTTTGACAGAGCTTCTCATAAATTTGGTCCGTTTTCCCAGCAACATGCAAAGGTGTTCCATGAAGGTCAATTTCTTCAATCCAAGGGTTGACTTCTAAAGTGCCCATAATGGTCTGCAGGATTGCCTCCCCATCAACTCCCTTGCAGCCTCTCAAAGACAAGCTACGAAGAGTGGCATTCCTCTCTAAACTAGTGAAGATTTTGACAACATCATTTGGCTTCAAACTTGCATCATTGCATATTGCCAGTTGAATTAGGCTCTGGTTTGTCTCCAACATCTGCAAGATGGCAGATACGCCATACTTGCCTATATTTGCTCGCTCTCCTCCAAAACTCAAAACCTTCAATGTGGTATTGGCTTGTCTCTGAAGTGGAGAAAAGGTACTAAGAGGGCATAGCAAATGCTCCAGCCCTACTCCACCAAATCTATTTCCATCCAAAGTCAAGTTCTCTAAATAGCTGTTCTTAAAGAGCCCTGCAGCTATATACACCACTGCTTTGTCCCCAAGGGAACACTTGCTAAGCTTCACAGTTTTCAGGCTCCTGTTCCGTTCAAGAACTCCTCTAAGCTCTTTGGTCCATTTCGACTTTAGTGGGACACTTGACATGTCCAATGTTTTCACTGTGGTATTCCATGCCAGAGCACAAGCAACCCGTTGCAGCCCTGTCGAGTTAATGTTGCTGTAGATCCTCATGCTACCAGTCTCAGGCAGAAATTCAACAATTTTACAGCTgttcatgccaccttttgtgcCACGACTGTGTCCCCATATGTGAACCTCCACTCTACGGTTGCGTGCGAGCACAGCAGAGATAAGTGGAGCTACTGTAATGGAGCTGTTGTCAAGGATGATCAACTTCTTCAGGATAAAGTTCACCTCGATCATTTTGGAGAATTCTTCTGCCCCCTTGGAGCCTATGGAGTCCTCCCATACTTGGAACTCCTCCACACTTCTGTTGTTTGCCAAAGCTGAAGCAAGCAACGTGGCTCCAGTTGATCCAATTCTACATTCAGAGAAAACAACTGCTTTGATGGTGTTGTTCTGGTGAAGCATTTCCGAGAGTAGAACAAAAGCATGTGCTGATTTTGTGCTGAAAACATTCTTCTGGAATTCCACCTGCTTTACACTTGAGCCAGAGCCTAAAAGTGAACAGAGAAGTTGCAACCCCTGAATCTGCCATTCAATACCATGGAATAGGATGTTTCTCAAATTCATGTAGTTCTCTTTGTACTCCACAAGGTGACGAAGAAACCTGTGCAGGAAGTTGACACCACCGTTGTCCATGCAGACATGAACTCCTAGTGATCTCTCACTTTCCATGGACAAGACTGAATCCAAATTTGCTGGAACCTGGTAGAACACGATGTTCTCCACGTCCTTGTAGGACTGAAAATCAATGTCTCCAATATCTCTGGCATCATCCCTCTTTGATGGTGACGTTATCATGATCATCCTATCACCCATGCTTAGGAGGGGATGGTGGAGGGTAGatgaaagagagaaggaaagacAAAGGCTGCTTGTATCAtgcaagaagaattcagatgtATACTGCTAAGGAACAATATGCTTTATGAAGTCAGATGTCACATATTCCAATACTGAAGGTGGTGTGGAAAGACAACACAAGGAAAGAAATCAGATTCCTGCCTTGTCAAGGGCAACGGAGGCATCGTAAAGAAAGGAACAACCTTTAACTTTGCTGACCAGGAAAGACAACCAGTAAACTAGATAAATTAGGTTCAACTACTATAAGAGATTCAGAATACAAAAATCATGAGAAACGAATAACATCAGCTCCAAAGCAGACCCTgaattatttaatttatttcatATAATAATATACCAGGATCTCAAAATTTTCTGTTGGCTTCCTGTAAATGCTATGATCTTACGCACGCTATGTGTCTATATGTGTATGTATATCCCATATTGCCTATGTGCAGCATCAGCACATGCATTATTCAGACAAAAGATTGAGCTATTTAACCTTTTATTATTAGCATCATTCCAGAAACTAAAAATGAACTTAACTTCAATTGAATTTACATCATTAGTGCAAGTCAAGATATAATGTAGTTACCTTTTTTAGTGTAGTTTTGCGTTGCATTGTTCATTCAAAGTGAAGAGAGATTCTCATATTTGTGCATCAAGTAACAGACATGTGGCCTTTAACTTTTAGGCAAGAGAAGGGGCTGCCTTTAACCTCGGCTATTACATAAACATCACACAGCTTGAACTATCACCTTGTAGAGTTAATCAGTTCCAAATAAAATATCATATAAGAGCTTGAGTGCTGGCACCTAGTAGTTGAAAGAAAGTAGAATGCATATTTCCTTACCACCAAACGCAGGTGGTGTGAAGAGATGGGATCTAAAGAAGCAGGCTGCAACAAGGATGACACTGTTCCTTTATTTGATCCTCCACTTCCTTGCAGCATCGGCACAACAAAAGAGGATAGCTGCTCTCCTGTATCCAGAAGGCTCATGTGCTTTTCTTCCCATGTACTCTATGATTACCTAGttttttttccaaattttgaaattgACATAAAAAGATGCTGATGGATGCTAAAACAAAATCCATAAGCATGAAACATGTTTCTCGAAATTGGTATCagatgaggaaagagaaaaCGTCTGCAAATAGGGAACAACATAAACTGATGTACCATAACCATTTAAGAAGGCATGCAGAATTCTAACCATGCCAGTAAAAAACAGTGAAATTatgtttaaaaaaaaacagtgaAATTACTCTGCCATGCATTGAGATCCAATGCACAAGTAGAAACACTAACACCATGTTGACGCATCGCAAATAAATTACCAATATTTTTCTTAAGTAGATGCAAAGCGCATATGAATATAGAAAGAGAAGGATAGAATAACTGAAACATGAATCTATGCCTCTAAGAAAAATACCTTTCCATGCAACCAGATGACTGAAATTGGAAGAAGCAATGGTGCATAGCTGATGAGCAAGCAGTAAACGATATCTTACAGCAAGTTCTTAACTAGGCATGTGGTCCCAATGGTGGAGACATGCTGATTAAGCCGAACAAATCTTGCTATCTTCGCAATACTGTCAGAGACCATGCATCATATTCCATCAACAACTACTGGAGAAATTCAAGCAACATGGTGGTACTTGCTACTTTAATGCAGCTGCAATAGTCACCGTCCTAGATCCAAGCATGTTTCTAATCTGGACTCTGAAAGTCTGAACTATTCCAAATCTTACTCTTACACCATTCACTTAATGTCATCTTGCAGGCCATAATTCTTGTCATTTTGAGCCAGCAGTGTAGTATACTGataaaaaaatacagaagaagGAAATGTTTTCCTGTATGCCTGGGGTATCTTTCATTGATTCAGAAATTTGAGAGGAAAGTTGCTTTCAACTCAAACATTTACCTTGTGGAAGCATATTGTTACTTGGGAGTTTTGGAAACATGGATTAGCTACAGAATGCAATAGCTGACACGCTGCTCCATATTCCaatgtttcaattcttcatgtgAACTTTAATCGGGATCTAATTTCATTTTTCACCATGTATCTGGTTTTATGTTAATGTGAATGACTGGAAGAAATTCTATTAATATGTAAAAGTGGAGAACATGCTGCATCAACCAATAACTACTTCGTACAGACCGTTGTGTTGGGGCCAGCAACACATGAGGAAGATGTAATACCTGTATCCAGAATATGGTCAAAGCATTGATATACTAAATAGTCCGCAAAGTCCAGACTTGTGTCCACTGTCCTCATGTATTGAACATGTTTTAGAACAACAAGTTATGGAAACAGTGGACCAAGCTGTAGCAACAAAAATGGGCTCATATCATGGATGAAGAAGACCAGCACCAGTCATGCTTGTCTAACTGATCATATTTGAGAAGCCAGTAGAACATATAAAAACGTTGAAATGACAAAGCTGACGCAAACCCAAGCTTGGAACAAGACATATCTATGAACTCAGACTAAATTAATAAAACAGAAGGTGCAATTTCACTGTCACGACCAACAGAAAACAAATCATCATCAGCATATCATGCTTTGGTAGAAACACAAGATCACAGATTGAATTATTAACCACAGGTGCATTCTGTACAGTGTACAAGTACAATTTTCATATAACCAAATAAAGCACCAAATACagaggtttatgatttttatttgttttcttGGAAAAGCACAATTTAATCAGAAGAGGAGGCTGGCCCAAGCAGCTATGAAGGCAAAGCCACCCAATGGTGCCGGTGAAGAAAGCTTCCTGTCTTCAAGATAAGCCACGGTGTAGCACCTAACAAAATTATTCATCCTCTGTCAATAACAACTTTATGACACAATTCCAATACAAAACGAAAGATGACACAAGAACAAATTATTTTCTTATTCAACGCCTTCTGATAATTAATAATTTACAATTTGGTTAGGGGAGAATAAACGCTTACGTTCCAGAAAAGAGCACGATTCCAGCAGTTAGGAGCCCTCCGAACTGCAAACACGGCAAGAATCGAAGAGGTCATATAAATTAACCGGGAGGTAGCCTAATAGCAAAACTGTTGAAGCGGGCGACACTAGTACTCACGACGTTGGGGCGCTTGGTGATGGGCGCCCCGAGCAGCGCGGCGGTGTGGACGAGATGGTACAGGGACGCGGTGTGCCAAACCTGCCAAAATCATTCGCCCGAGTTATAAAAAGCAGATCGATAAATTGGGAGGAGCAAATTGGGGACTGTAGAGGAATGCGGATGATGGAGAACGTCATCTACCTCTTTGTACGCGGGGTTCTTGGGGCGGAACATGTGCGCGCCGTAGGTGCCGAGCCCCAAAGCAGCGATCCCTGCTCAAGTCAACCGCTCATCCCGGTGGTCTGATTCAGGAAACAGGATTCCAGGAAGAGGAGGGGGCGAGGGAGACGACGAGAAGAGAAGGGTTGGTTACCGGAGACGGCAGCCACCTTGTGCCACAGCATCGGATCCATCGGCGCCACCATCTTCCTCTTCTCTTTCGTTCGCCTCTTCGGCCTCCTTTGACTTGCTACTACTGCTGTCTGCTTCAGCATTCTTTCCTCTCCTTGCTCGTCGGCGCTGGCCGTCGACAGTCCAGTCATTTTGCGGCTGTTTGGGCCGCAAAAATAAACCTGGACCAACGCTGTCGTCCGAGGCCTAGCCCGTTACCaatatttttttggttttatttactagctcgtttaaaatttgaaatataTGATGTTCATGTTAATAATAATAAGTTAACTGcttttattaaaaaataactgGACTTAGTCCAACCTTAAATCAAATACTCCATTTGCTCTAGATTAAGACATTTTGTTTTTAATAGATGCATtgtttttactatatatctagGTACAATATATATCTAAGTACATAGCCAAAAAAAACATATCTAGAAATACcataacatcttataatttgtaatggagaaaataaaatataagagATACAATAAATACTAGTGCAATGAAATAATTTCATATAGAAATATATAGTGAAAACCCCACTATCCATTCTATCTCAAAATCTCAAAATGCAAGCAATCCACCTTAGTAACCCACTATCGGATGCATTTAAGTGTCATCATTAGTATATCATGTCATCCACTACCGTACCATTAATTTATAATAGTTTATTTCTTTGTATAAGTGATTTAGATTAATTTTATTCTAATTCATCCGAATTCTCACAATAACGTGAGGGATATGCTTCTAATATGGTAAAAGTATCCATGTGTTGTGTTTATTTATGTTTTCTGAACAATGTTATTTGGTTCTTCCTTTGTAAATGGACTATAGGTGAAATGTCCATGCGTAGTGACGATTTACCTAAATTTTGAGGCTACGGCTACTTGCAATGACAATCTACCCAAAGTATATGCAATGAACCTGTGAGATGATAGTCATGTTATTTTCTTGTCTTATAAATGTTCTTATTACTTGTCGAGGCAATATGGACAGGTGCTATGATACTTAGACTTCCGTCCTAACTTT contains:
- the LOC8085929 gene encoding protein TORNADO 1 — translated: MGDRMIMITSPSKRDDARDIGDIDFQSYKDVENIVFYQVPANLDSVLSMESERSLGVHVCMDNGGVNFLHRFLRHLVEYKENYMNLRNILFHGIEWQIQGLQLLCSLLGSGSSVKQVEFQKNVFSTKSAHAFVLLSEMLHQNNTIKAVVFSECRIGSTGATLLASALANNRSVEEFQVWEDSIGSKGAEEFSKMIEVNFILKKLIILDNSSITVAPLISAVLARNRRVEVHIWGHSRGTKGGMNSCKIVEFLPETGSMRIYSNINSTGLQRVACALAWNTTVKTLDMSSVPLKSKWTKELRGVLERNRSLKTVKLSKCSLGDKAVVYIAAGLFKNSYLENLTLDGNRFGGVGLEHLLCPLSTFSPLQRQANTTLKVLSFGGERANIGKYGVSAILQMLETNQSLIQLAICNDASLKPNDVVKIFTSLERNATLRSLSLRGCKGVDGEAILQTIMGTLEVNPWIEEIDLHGTPLHVAGKTDQIYEKLCQNGSLVLPNDFLDLPLSAPTCCRVFLCGQESAGKSMLHNSINQCMNPLKSSRIDVTSTLMNPVVQMEYTNENKTSAFFDGNTKLTMCNLGGQEESFPLHDFMFLVHGGPCFFMIVSSLVLKPANRYPKSIDQIELELIYWLKFLVSNAKRVSQLFLPSVTIVLTHYDKVAHLPEGLQPIAALVQRLREEFHSYAEIYPTVFAVDARSLVSVSRLTHHLRMTIKTILQQVPQVYEVCNDLVRVLHDWRLKNNKAVIKWSEFREICQLNIPALRLRSRRDNVEKVDTRRRTVAKSLHNLGEIIFFEDLGVLILDCDWFCRDVLNQLATLKSLKTERSGFVRKQELEKILQEKLCNQIQGLNWRAGASFQGNDVINLLLKLELCYEQDPGNPDTLLLVPSILEESKEGTQKWHLTMPDCRYVGRRLKCKDIHMFLTSDFFPRLQVRLHNKIMCMGQQQGAVYILEKNLIYTVVNGFHVRVELGRTLDSSIDVLACSSKSVTDMVRIFHKLIIPTILNMSSSLVFEESIIRPDCVKYLIPHRFLQTQLLPLKRIKQILLSLPAESMYDYEHTWSAIESNKRIILQSGSDHARELLSDDDFHEVLHRRYYDLQHLATELSVTPDNQQQSEIIPETDVVDPSILGIAKGVEMVLQRLKRVEQGIRDLKEEIASLRYYEYHLVTELHRKMDYMMNYSIQLEERKVPQMFYLVSLDNRSKQLVTRILPGMRSLRVHMLCEFRREMHVVEDQLGCDLIQVDNQTVKSLLPYMSKFMKLLTFALKIGAHFIVGMGEMIPDLSREVVHLLDSSAMYGAAASATSVGALGAAALYGRSRNGGNQGGTSDMGEDMKTARQWLVDFLKGQGVLTGMDLAQRFGLWRVRYRDDGHIAWICRKHIAAREEEIFELPL
- the LOC8086242 gene encoding transmembrane protein 256 homolog, which gives rise to MTGLSTASADEQGEERMLKQTAVVASQRRPKRRTKEKRKMVAPMDPMLWHKVAAVSGIAALGLGTYGAHMFRPKNPAYKEVWHTASLYHLVHTAALLGAPITKRPNVFGGLLTAGIVLFSGTCYTVAYLEDRKLSSPAPLGGFAFIAAWASLLF